Proteins encoded in a region of the Mycoplasma feriruminatoris genome:
- a CDS encoding BspA family leucine-rich repeat surface protein encodes MKKLLSVLSSALLAISTSIFLIACKSKDTSDQQVNKTNDTHKEIDHKDESKNNSDKDRDKNSKDNPTRSNKNSNGNDFGKDKPPKDQSDQELNDDVVEAIPEENETDHELRDITLKDNSGKEIKGREITKLGFYKTKDGKFGLQQVQPDVIKVPSKLPSYFTILKGAFYRSESSYIQGIESWDTSRITDMNALFEDAENFNQDISKWDVSSVQDIEDMFKGAKSFNQNLSSWTFKDSVKHKDFAKSSGIVNNKEKWPKNLKKTIINV; translated from the coding sequence ATGAAGAAATTGTTATCAGTTTTAAGTAGTGCACTTCTAGCTATTTCTACTTCTATTTTTTTAATTGCTTGCAAGTCAAAAGACACTAGTGATCAGCAAGTAAATAAAACAAATGATACACATAAGGAAATAGATCATAAAGATGAATCAAAAAATAATTCAGATAAAGATCGAGATAAAAACTCAAAAGATAATCCTACTAGATCTAATAAAAATTCAAATGGTAATGATTTTGGAAAAGATAAACCACCAAAAGATCAATCTGATCAAGAATTAAATGATGATGTTGTTGAAGCCATTCCTGAAGAGAATGAAACTGATCACGAATTAAGAGATATCACTTTAAAAGATAATTCGGGTAAAGAAATTAAAGGAAGAGAGATTACTAAATTAGGTTTTTATAAAACAAAAGATGGTAAGTTTGGATTGCAACAAGTACAACCCGATGTTATAAAAGTTCCTTCAAAATTACCTAGTTATTTTACTATTTTAAAAGGTGCATTTTATCGCAGCGAAAGCTCTTATATTCAAGGTATTGAATCTTGAGATACTTCTAGAATTACAGATATGAACGCATTGTTTGAAGATGCTGAGAATTTTAATCAAGATATAAGTAAATGAGATGTATCGTCAGTTCAAGATATAGAAGACATGTTTAAAGGGGCAAAATCTTTTAATCAAAATTTAAGTAGCTGAACATTTAAAGATTCTGTAAAACATAAAGATTTTGCTAAAAGTTCGGGCATTGTGAATAACAAAGAAAAATGACCTAAAAACTTAAAAAAAACAATAATTAATGTTTAA
- a CDS encoding ATP-binding protein has translation MNKEKYKPRIMDKIISSYFDVASSICIEGIKWCGKTTTAKRISKSQFYIGLEEKNSSNKELAIINPKFVLDGKTPRLIDEWQNVPALWEAIRWEVDLRSKKNQFILTGSSTLKRKKVLHNKAERIVTLKMSTMSLFESNDSEGLISINELLLNNIETRFVESLTYEQLAYLIVRGGWPENLDSNSSNCHELPKKYINKILEEKSAEQNIKYNFKISKLILKSLARNFSTTISERSIITDILKNENKTISRPTLAKYIEFLNRLFLFDNLKPYHLEKSKIRTKWLEKRYFSDPSLVCALLDLTAEELEDNFALYQVLFKSLVIRDLKVYAQANEAKVFHYEDYLNNKLDVVIEFKNGSWCAVDIILGWSQLNTAARKLNKTVASITKHNPKPPVNKCIIVGFGNIVYKREEDGIIVIPINALKD, from the coding sequence ATGAATAAAGAAAAGTATAAACCTAGAATAATGGACAAAATAATATCATCATATTTTGATGTTGCGAGTTCTATTTGTATTGAAGGAATAAAGTGATGTGGTAAAACTACAACAGCTAAAAGAATTTCTAAAAGTCAGTTTTATATAGGATTAGAAGAAAAAAATTCTTCTAATAAAGAGCTCGCTATAATAAATCCTAAATTTGTTTTAGATGGTAAAACTCCTAGACTTATTGATGAATGGCAAAATGTACCTGCACTTTGAGAAGCAATAAGATGAGAAGTAGATTTAAGATCAAAAAAAAACCAATTTATTTTAACGGGTTCATCAACTCTAAAACGTAAAAAAGTTTTACATAATAAAGCAGAAAGAATTGTGACATTAAAAATGAGCACTATGAGTTTATTTGAATCAAATGATTCTGAAGGCTTGATATCTATAAATGAACTTTTATTAAATAATATAGAAACAAGATTTGTTGAAAGCTTAACATATGAACAATTAGCTTATCTTATTGTTAGAGGTGGGTGACCAGAAAATTTAGATTCTAATAGTAGTAATTGTCATGAGTTACCTAAAAAATACATTAATAAAATTCTAGAAGAAAAATCAGCAGAACAAAACATTAAGTACAACTTTAAAATTTCTAAGTTAATTCTAAAATCATTAGCTAGAAATTTTTCAACAACAATTAGTGAGCGTTCAATAATAACAGATATTTTAAAAAATGAAAATAAAACTATCTCAAGACCAACACTAGCTAAATATATAGAATTCTTAAACCGCTTATTTTTATTTGATAACCTAAAACCTTATCATCTTGAAAAATCAAAAATAAGAACAAAATGATTAGAAAAAAGATACTTTAGTGATCCATCTTTAGTTTGTGCATTATTAGATTTAACAGCTGAAGAATTAGAAGACAACTTTGCTTTATATCAAGTGTTATTTAAATCATTAGTAATAAGAGATTTAAAAGTTTATGCACAAGCTAATGAAGCAAAAGTCTTTCATTATGAAGATTATTTAAATAACAAATTAGATGTTGTTATTGAATTTAAAAACGGTAGTTGATGTGCAGTAGATATAATTCTTGGTTGAAGTCAATTAAATACAGCTGCTAGAAAATTAAATAAAACAGTTGCTTCTATAACAAAACACAATCCTAAACCACCAGTTAACAAATGCATAATAGTTGGATTTGGTAATATAGTTTATAAAAGAGAAGAAGATGGAATTATAGTTATTCCAATTAATGCATTAAAAGATTAA
- the ftsH gene encoding ATP-dependent zinc metalloprotease FtsH, whose amino-acid sequence MNKKKRKSTFWFWIILIVGFIILLSVISITSRGTTQNLTIEQLNNLFTQGKSFNNVVLQRNNIQGIEVITGWYNNGSGWTKFTVNTNSFAINSYSEAFKNFVWHSNTTRYTESSWFSLLSSLLPMLILILFYIGLFYFMAKGGGAGAGANGLFGMGKNRARREKSNVKFSDVAGIEEEKSELVELVDYLKQPAKYASAGARAPKGVLMEGPPGTGKTLLAKAVAGEANVSFFSIAGSEFEEMFVGVGASRVREMFNEAKKAAPAIIFIDEIDAVGRKRNSAIGTGTNEQTLNQLLVELDGFETNSGIIVMAATNRVDVLDPALLRPGRFDRVIQVSLPDIKEREQILKLHARNKKIDPSIDWHRIAERTPGFSGAQLENVLNEAAILMVREGKTVIGINEIDEAIDRVVGGPAKKSRAMTMHDKEIVSYHESGHALIGLKLESASKVQKVTIIPRGNAGGYTIMTPKDETLFSSKSDLYAMIAGYLGGRAAEEIKFGKDKVTTGAHDDFDKATAIARRMVMQFGMSDLGITKFLTMADEAYGKTEGSYSEKTAAKIDAEVEKILEESYKLAIKVISENMETLELLAESLRVLETITAEQIDYINKNNKLPEAVIYEKEKYKEEQEKINSGKIIDLDINDIKEENKDK is encoded by the coding sequence CTATTGAACAACTTAATAATTTATTTACTCAAGGTAAATCTTTTAATAATGTTGTTTTACAACGTAATAATATCCAAGGTATTGAAGTAATCACTGGATGATATAACAATGGAAGTGGTTGAACTAAATTTACTGTTAATACTAACTCATTTGCTATTAATAGTTATAGTGAAGCCTTTAAAAACTTTGTATGACATTCTAATACTACTCGTTATACTGAATCATCTTGATTCTCATTACTTTCATCATTATTACCAATGTTAATTTTAATTTTATTCTACATTGGTTTATTTTACTTCATGGCTAAAGGTGGAGGTGCCGGAGCTGGTGCTAATGGTCTATTTGGAATGGGTAAAAATAGAGCACGTAGAGAAAAATCTAATGTTAAATTTAGTGATGTTGCTGGTATTGAAGAAGAAAAATCTGAATTAGTAGAACTAGTTGACTATCTAAAACAACCTGCAAAATATGCTTCAGCTGGTGCTAGAGCTCCAAAAGGAGTTTTAATGGAAGGCCCTCCTGGAACAGGTAAAACTTTACTAGCAAAAGCTGTTGCTGGTGAAGCTAATGTTTCTTTCTTTTCTATAGCTGGTTCAGAATTTGAAGAAATGTTTGTTGGGGTTGGTGCAAGCAGAGTTAGAGAAATGTTTAATGAAGCTAAAAAAGCTGCTCCTGCAATTATTTTTATTGACGAAATTGATGCTGTTGGTAGAAAACGTAATTCAGCAATTGGAACTGGAACAAATGAACAAACTTTAAACCAATTACTAGTTGAATTAGATGGATTTGAAACTAATTCAGGAATTATTGTAATGGCTGCAACTAACCGTGTTGATGTACTAGATCCTGCTTTATTAAGACCAGGTCGTTTTGATAGAGTTATTCAAGTTTCTCTACCAGATATTAAAGAACGTGAACAAATTTTAAAACTACATGCAAGAAACAAAAAAATTGATCCATCAATTGATTGACATAGAATTGCTGAAAGAACTCCAGGATTTTCAGGAGCCCAACTTGAAAACGTTTTAAACGAAGCTGCTATTTTAATGGTTAGAGAAGGTAAAACTGTTATTGGTATTAATGAAATCGATGAAGCTATTGATAGAGTTGTTGGTGGTCCTGCTAAAAAATCACGTGCAATGACAATGCATGACAAAGAAATTGTTTCTTATCATGAATCAGGTCATGCTTTAATTGGATTAAAACTTGAAAGTGCTTCAAAAGTACAAAAAGTTACAATTATTCCTCGTGGTAATGCTGGTGGTTATACTATTATGACTCCAAAAGATGAAACTTTATTCTCATCAAAATCTGATCTATATGCTATGATTGCTGGATATTTAGGTGGTCGTGCTGCTGAAGAAATTAAATTTGGTAAAGATAAAGTTACAACTGGAGCTCATGATGATTTTGATAAAGCTACAGCTATTGCTAGAAGAATGGTAATGCAATTTGGTATGTCAGATTTAGGAATAACTAAATTCTTAACTATGGCTGATGAAGCTTATGGAAAAACTGAAGGTAGTTATTCAGAAAAAACTGCTGCTAAAATTGATGCTGAAGTTGAAAAAATTCTAGAAGAATCATATAAATTAGCTATTAAAGTAATTAGTGAAAATATGGAAACTTTAGAATTATTAGCTGAATCATTAAGAGTTTTAGAAACAATTACCGCTGAACAAATTGATTACATTAATAAAAACAATAAATTACCTGAAGCTGTAATTTATGAAAAAGAAAAATATAAAGAAGAACAAGAAAAAATAAATTCTGGAAAAATCATTGATTTAGATATTAATGATATTAAAGAAGAAAATAAAGATAAATAA